The Leifsonia williamsii genome includes a region encoding these proteins:
- a CDS encoding RNA polymerase sigma factor, which produces MVDERADAALWLEATSGTERSFAVLFDRYRRRVFRKAYAQLKSVHDAEDVVAIVFLEAWRNRAKVRIVDGSILPWLLSVTSYVLLNHARSARRWNRLLAALPEPEQHADHADIVLDRLDHDAELRAVYEAMAVLTAQERSIIDLSVIEELPLATVAAVLDIPVGTVKSKLHRAREKIRRRMPSHLTNDTRSELTARLYGAAQ; this is translated from the coding sequence GTGGTCGACGAACGGGCCGACGCCGCTCTGTGGCTGGAGGCCACCAGCGGCACCGAGCGCTCGTTCGCCGTCCTCTTCGACCGGTACCGGAGGCGCGTCTTCCGCAAGGCGTACGCGCAGCTGAAGAGCGTGCACGACGCCGAGGACGTGGTCGCGATCGTCTTCCTCGAGGCCTGGCGCAACCGGGCGAAGGTACGCATCGTCGACGGGTCGATCCTGCCCTGGCTGCTGAGCGTCACGAGCTACGTGCTGCTCAATCATGCGAGAAGCGCCCGGCGCTGGAACCGGCTGCTCGCGGCGCTCCCCGAACCCGAGCAGCACGCCGACCACGCCGACATCGTGCTCGACCGGCTCGACCACGACGCCGAGCTGCGCGCCGTGTACGAGGCGATGGCCGTGCTCACCGCCCAGGAGCGATCCATCATCGACCTCAGCGTGATCGAGGAGCTCCCGCTTGCAACCGTGGCGGCCGTGCTGGACATCCCCGTAGGAACGGTGAAGTCCAAGCTGCACCGCGCTCGCGAGAAGATCCGCCGCCGGATGCCGAGCCATCTGACCAACGACACCCGCAGCGAGCTCACCGCCCGACTGTACGGAGCCGCCCAGTGA
- a CDS encoding nucleotide disphospho-sugar-binding domain-containing protein, translated as MAHLLLCSSPIWGHVAPMLQVGADLVARGHRVSLLTGAKYRARVEEAGMRFLPLPTECDYDDANLDAWLPGRAGKKGLAAVRYDITGMFVRVIPGQHRALTAALDADAYDAILCEGVFTGVLPLLLSTPRGNRPPVIGISALPLTARSVDTAPYGPGMAPGSGPLARVRNRLLNAMIYGGALKPITDAANERLYVCGSRPLDGTIFDMVRLFDHTFELGAAGLEYPRRELAGHVEFVGPLGLPAAASTALPEWWADLRGSRPVVHVTQGTIDNADLSRVLAPTLRGLAGEDVLVVASTGGRPVDEVTRLLGGTLPGNARVAEFLPYDQLLPLTDVVVTNGGFGGVQQAVAHGVPLVVAGTTEDKPEVAARVAWSGTGLSLRTGTPTPEKVRKAVLRVLADDRYRAAAAGIAREVEALGDPLERIVAALPTRETRRSDAAGR; from the coding sequence ATGGCCCACCTCCTCCTCTGCAGCTCACCGATCTGGGGGCACGTCGCCCCCATGCTCCAGGTCGGCGCCGACCTGGTCGCCCGCGGGCACCGCGTCTCCCTGCTGACCGGCGCGAAGTACCGCGCGCGCGTCGAGGAGGCGGGGATGCGCTTCCTGCCGCTGCCCACCGAGTGCGACTACGACGATGCGAACCTCGACGCTTGGCTGCCTGGGCGCGCGGGAAAGAAGGGCCTGGCCGCCGTCCGCTACGACATCACCGGCATGTTCGTGCGCGTGATCCCCGGCCAGCACCGGGCGCTGACCGCCGCGCTCGACGCCGACGCGTACGACGCGATCCTCTGCGAAGGCGTGTTCACCGGTGTGCTCCCACTGCTGCTCTCGACGCCGCGCGGCAACCGCCCGCCCGTCATCGGCATCTCAGCCCTACCGCTCACCGCGCGCAGCGTCGACACCGCACCGTACGGGCCGGGCATGGCGCCGGGCAGCGGTCCGCTCGCCCGCGTGCGCAACCGCCTGCTCAACGCCATGATCTACGGAGGCGCGCTCAAGCCGATCACCGACGCCGCCAACGAGCGGCTGTACGTATGCGGCTCGCGCCCCCTCGACGGCACGATCTTCGACATGGTGCGGCTATTCGACCACACGTTCGAGCTCGGCGCGGCCGGTCTCGAGTACCCCCGGCGCGAGCTGGCCGGGCACGTGGAGTTCGTGGGCCCGCTGGGCCTGCCGGCCGCGGCCTCCACCGCCCTGCCCGAGTGGTGGGCGGACCTGCGCGGCTCGCGTCCGGTCGTCCACGTGACGCAGGGCACCATCGACAACGCCGACCTGTCGCGGGTGCTCGCGCCGACCCTCCGCGGGCTCGCCGGAGAGGACGTGCTCGTGGTCGCCTCCACCGGCGGCCGCCCGGTCGACGAGGTCACCCGGCTGCTCGGCGGCACGCTGCCGGGCAACGCGCGCGTCGCGGAGTTCCTGCCCTACGACCAGCTGCTGCCGCTGACCGACGTCGTCGTCACGAACGGCGGCTTCGGCGGCGTGCAGCAGGCGGTCGCGCACGGCGTGCCGCTCGTGGTCGCCGGCACCACGGAGGACAAGCCGGAGGTCGCCGCCCGGGTGGCCTGGTCGGGCACTGGCCTCAGCCTCCGCACCGGCACCCCCACCCCCGAGAAGGTGCGCAAGGCCGTGCTGCGCGTGCTCGCCGACGACCGGTATCGCGCGGCGGCCGCGGGCATCGCGCGCGAGGTCGAGGCGCTCGGCGACCCGCTGGAGAGGATCGTCGCGGCGCTTCCGACGAGAGAGACGCGACGCTCGGACGCGGCCGGGCGCTAG
- a CDS encoding PLDc N-terminal domain-containing protein translates to MNAPDVVGWVLIVVGFVALAAWLTFIVIAAVQIVRSSRMEYTSKVLWIAALIVFPLIGVLCWYAFGDRTRRIENAVSSHLR, encoded by the coding sequence ATGAACGCCCCTGACGTCGTCGGCTGGGTCCTCATCGTGGTCGGTTTCGTCGCCCTGGCGGCGTGGCTGACCTTCATCGTGATCGCCGCGGTCCAGATCGTCCGTTCGAGCCGGATGGAGTACACGAGCAAGGTGCTGTGGATCGCGGCGCTGATCGTGTTCCCGCTCATCGGAGTGCTGTGCTGGTACGCCTTCGGCGACCGCACGCGCCGCATCGAGAACGCGGTGAGCAGCCACCTCCGCTGA
- a CDS encoding TetR/AcrR family transcriptional regulator produces MSKVMDPADGRKTPAKRRYNSARRAEQAAETRRRIVAAAAECFAERGYARTTLAQIAERAEVSVESVAANGPKRALILAAFEQSLAGEEGQQGTVERDFAAPILALEDREEFLEAAAEFAVTSASRAIGIWRAFSSAADDDEELAAVYRALAGRRREDARALARILDSRGWLRPDATVEQHADTLALLTGLDPYQLYVRDFGWTEDELRAWFVDTARRLLFA; encoded by the coding sequence ATGAGCAAGGTAATGGATCCGGCCGACGGGCGCAAGACCCCTGCGAAGCGCCGCTACAACTCGGCCCGCCGGGCCGAGCAGGCGGCGGAGACGCGGCGGCGCATCGTCGCGGCGGCGGCGGAGTGCTTCGCCGAGCGCGGCTACGCCCGCACGACCCTCGCTCAGATCGCCGAGCGCGCCGAGGTGTCGGTGGAGTCGGTTGCCGCGAACGGACCCAAGCGCGCGCTCATCCTCGCCGCCTTCGAGCAGTCCCTCGCGGGTGAGGAGGGCCAGCAGGGCACGGTCGAGCGCGATTTCGCGGCGCCGATCCTGGCGCTGGAGGACCGCGAGGAGTTCCTGGAGGCGGCGGCGGAGTTCGCGGTCACCAGCGCCTCCCGCGCCATCGGCATCTGGCGCGCGTTCAGCTCGGCCGCCGACGACGACGAGGAGCTCGCGGCCGTCTACCGCGCCCTCGCCGGACGGAGGCGGGAGGATGCGCGCGCGCTCGCCCGCATCCTCGACTCCCGCGGCTGGCTGCGCCCCGACGCGACGGTGGAGCAGCACGCCGACACCCTGGCCCTGCTGACCGGCCTCGACCCGTACCAGCTCTACGTGCGCGACTTCGGCTGGACCGAGGACGAACTGCGCGCCTGGTTCGTCGACACCGCCCGCCGCCTCCTCTTCGCGTGA